Genomic segment of Bacillota bacterium:
GGGTCGGGTCGATAAGATCGATGTCTGGGGCAAACGGCGTCTGGCCTACGAGATCAAAAAGTGGCGGGAAGGATACTACACCTTGATGTATTTTGACGCTCCGGCCGAGGCCGTAAAGGAACTAGACCGGGTGCTCAGGATTAACGAGAATGTACTCCGCTACATGGTGGTGCGACGTGAGGACCAAGATTCCGCGGCAGCTCAAGAGAAGGAGGCGGCAGCCGAAAATGTTAAATAAGGTGATTCTCATCGGCCGACTGACCCGTGATCCTGAACTGCGTTACACTGCTTCCGGCATTCCTGTAGGCCGTTTTACTTTGGCGGTGGACCGCTCCTTTACCAACCAACAAGGTGAGCGCGAGACGGACTTTATCGATATTGTTGTCTGGCGCAAGCTGGCTGAGGTCTGTGCCAACAACCTGGGCAAGGGCCGGTTGGTGGCGGTGGAAGGGCGGCTTCAGA
This window contains:
- a CDS encoding 30S ribosomal protein S6 translates to MASYELMYVIVPNLEDEDYAAANQRFSDLVTDNGGRVDKIDVWGKRRLAYEIKKWREGYYTLMYFDAPAEAVKELDRVLRINENVLRYMVVRREDQDSAAAQEKEAAAENVK
- a CDS encoding single-stranded DNA-binding protein, translated to MLNKVILIGRLTRDPELRYTASGIPVGRFTLAVDRSFTNQQGERETDFIDIVVWRKLAEVCANNLGKGRLVAVEGRLQIRSYETQDGQKRRVAEVVADNVRFLDWPKERSNAAGSGSEVDFGTEVAFNPDDVPF